In Stanieria sp. NIES-3757, the DNA window TTCCCTACCAAAGCATTAACTATCTTGCTTCAGGGTTATTAGCCACCATGGGAGCAGCAGCTACAATTTATCTTTTAGAAATCCTCGATCGCTCGATCAAAACTCTTGAAGAAGCCAAGCAAATTTTTGGTTATACATGGTTAGGTATTATCCCTGCTGTAGATAAATCTAAACTACCAGAACTAACGGAGCAAGAGATAGATCCTTTAGTTCCCAAACTGTTTGTTAGAGATTATTCTGCTTTTCCTATTAGTGAATCTTATCGGATGCTTCAATCTAACCTTCGTTTTCTCAGTTCTGAGCAAAAAATCAAAACTATAGTTGTTACTAGTTCAGTCACTCAAGAAGGTAAATCTACTATTTCTGCTAATTTAGCTGCTGCAATGGCTCAAGCAGGTCATCGAGTTCTTTTAATTGATGGCGATTTACATCATCCTATCCAACATCGAATTTGGGATTTATATAACAACTGTGGTTTAAGTAATTTAATTGCTGAACAAATCGATCCGCGATCGGTAATTAAAGAAGTAATGCTCAACCTAGATGTACTAACTTCAGGAGTTACTCCACCTAGTCCAGTAACTTTGCTTGATTCTCAAAAAATGATTAACTTAATTGATTTTTTTGCTACACGTTATGATTTTGTAATTATTGATACACCTGCTTTAAATTTTGCACCCGATGCGTCAATTATTGGCAGAATAACTGACGGAATTTTATTAGTAGTCAAGCCTGGAACTGTCGATCAAACTAACGCCAAATTTGCCAAAGAAATTTTAGAACAATCTGGACAAAATGTTTTGGGTATTGTCGTTAATAGCGTAAGTCCTACTTTAGAACCTCATGGATATTATTATCATACCCTTGAACATAAACCAACTAAAGAACAACCAAAATTATTAGAACAAACGAAAGAAGAATTATGGGAAACTATTTCTCGTCTAGCCAGAGAATTTAAACAGAAAACTTCTTTAAATTCCAAAATTAATTTGGAAGAACTAGATCATACTCCCATAGAAAAATTAAAAGAAATTGTTAATCAATTTCAACGAGATTTAGAGATTTTAACTCAATTAGTTAAAGAACAAGAAGAAGAATTGTCTTTACAACGCCAAAATGTCAAAAGTTTACAAAGGAAACTTAACATTGCTACAGACAAAGACCGTTTTAACTTAGAACAAAAACTTGCACAAGAACAAGAAAGAAGAAGTATGCTTGATGAAACTCTAATTGGTCAGCGACGTAACTTAGAAAAAAGAAAAGAAATCTTACGTCGATATCAGCAAATCTTATCACTTAAACAAACTAGTTTGAAGGAATAATTTTTTCTTATTTTTTTTAGATTGAGAATAAATTACTCTATTGTTCAATTTACTTTAACTGTATCTTGCAGGGAACGACAATGAATGTCAA includes these proteins:
- a CDS encoding lipopolysaccharide biosynthesis protein, which encodes MASNTNTNSAFEPHLLPLVIKRRWLPALTVFTSILILGIIATNFKKTIYSASAELLYKRVNPTSSIINPTGENTGSSYNLKSDPLTTQSEILRSKPVIKETLTRLNWQDEKGKPLKPEQFLENFAVKNLTGTDILSVSYQSQNPQKAAKATNTLISVFLQQNIAANRDELVAARQFLEEQLPKAQAKVANAELALRNYKEKNKIVSLEVEAPKIVELVNQIQQQIINSKAEIAKINDESNVFRQKLGMDSTRATLIINLSQSPAIQEVLQQLQQVESDLAQEKARYTDSNPRIIELQEKVQSLKSLLNQRIQQISGDRVNLLYGNFQNGQLQQELTSNLIQLEATNRGLVNQIAELSQIETNYQQRINTFPRLEQQLKALQRELEVSQSTYALLLQKFQEVRIAENQNTGDFRVVSEAVVPEKPVPYQSINYLASGLLATMGAAATIYLLEILDRSIKTLEEAKQIFGYTWLGIIPAVDKSKLPELTEQEIDPLVPKLFVRDYSAFPISESYRMLQSNLRFLSSEQKIKTIVVTSSVTQEGKSTISANLAAAMAQAGHRVLLIDGDLHHPIQHRIWDLYNNCGLSNLIAEQIDPRSVIKEVMLNLDVLTSGVTPPSPVTLLDSQKMINLIDFFATRYDFVIIDTPALNFAPDASIIGRITDGILLVVKPGTVDQTNAKFAKEILEQSGQNVLGIVVNSVSPTLEPHGYYYHTLEHKPTKEQPKLLEQTKEELWETISRLAREFKQKTSLNSKINLEELDHTPIEKLKEIVNQFQRDLEILTQLVKEQEEELSLQRQNVKSLQRKLNIATDKDRFNLEQKLAQEQERRSMLDETLIGQRRNLEKRKEILRRYQQILSLKQTSLKE